In Porites lutea chromosome 1, jaPorLute2.1, whole genome shotgun sequence, a single genomic region encodes these proteins:
- the LOC140943963 gene encoding 60S ribosome subunit biogenesis protein NIP7 homolog: MRPLTEEETRSVFEKLAKYIGDNIKLLIDRPDGNYCFRLHEERVYYVSEQIMRKATNIARENLISVGTCIGKFTKTKRFRLHVTALDFMAPYAKYKIWVKPSGEQSFLYGNHILKSGLGRITENTPQYQGVIVYSMNDLPLGFGATARSTQDCRRANPTDIVCFHQADVGEYLRSEDTLT; this comes from the exons atgagGCCTTTAACTGAAGAAGAAACACGCAGCGTATTTGAAAAACTAGCAAAATA TATCGGAGACAACATCAAACTTCTCATAGATAGACCAGATGGAAATTATTGTTTCAGACTTCACGAAGAACGAGTTTACTATGTCAG CGAGCAAATCATGAGAAAGGCAACAAATATTGCAAGGGAGAACCTCATAAGCGTGGGAACCTGCATCGGCAAGTTTACAAAGACAAAACGATTCAGACTTCATGTGACTGCTCTTGACTTCATGGCACCTTATGCTAAG TATAAAATCTGGGTCAAACCATCTGGGGAGCAGTCATTTTTATATGGAAATCATATTTTGAAGTCTGGATTAGGAAGAATAACAGAAAATACTCCACAATACCAAGGTGTTATTGTTTACTCCATGAATGATCTTCCACTG GGATTTGGTGCCACAGCTCGTTCAACACAGGATTGCCGACGGGCCAACCCCACTGATATAGTCTGCTTTCATCAAGCTGATGTAGGCGAATATTTGAGATCAGAGGACActttaacataa
- the LOC140943914 gene encoding uncharacterized protein — protein sequence MGSASEPKWRYSANNSYGSHVNSSTYGGLPVRDGPPVSRLPTAKSHAPVVFPSVTTPVTVLQPSASVTSQSVPSYSYQSSVLPENLQERFMEPSIPNSFTENQDVCPIISSASRGEEQRSKASSPEFPDDPSLAALERKVAEACAVVERVMRECEERTKAQREAARKKRDVREQREREAREMREREQRERREREEREIRERERRETERKEKKRKEPLQNEDRDTRWFGGERAPVQESARWQCVHYQRRCLMKFPCCGIFYPCHRCHNSSGACDTDDKKANNATHVKCGICGHEEEINEGSQDCSGCGEQMSPYFCFICKHFTGVEKNPFHCHKCDICRNHKDKPFQCDVCNVCLDKRVEGKHRCRPNSGHDECCICLEDAFSGCQILPCSHKVHKECAIAMIQNGV from the exons ATGGGAAGCGCCTCTGAACCTAAGTGGCGTTACTCGGCCAATAATTCTTATGGGTCGCATGTAAATAGTTCCACTTATGGTGGGCTTCCTGTGCGCGATGGGCCACCTGTATCAAGGTTGCCTACAGCAAAATCGCATGCGCCCGTGGTATTTCCCAGCGTCACTACACCAGTCACCGTGTTGCAGCCTTCTGCAAGTGTAACATCTCAGAGTGTACCTTCATACAGCTACCAATCCAGTGTGTTGCCTGAAAACTTGCAAGAACGTTTCATGGAGCCTTCCATACCCAATTCCTTTACAGAAAACCAAGATGTTTGTCCGATCATTTCATCTGCTTCAAGAGGAGAGGAGCAGAGATCTAAGGCATCATCACCGGAGTTCCCGGATGATCCTTCACTTGCTGCACTGGAACGCAAAGTGGCGGAGGCATGCGCAGTAGTTGAAAGGGTTATGAGAGAATGCGAAGAAAGAACAAAAGCGCAGCGTGAGGCAGCGCGAAAGAAAAGAGACGTGAGAGAACAAAGAGAAAGAGAGGCAAGAGAAATGAGGGAAAGAGAACAAAGAGAAaggagagaaagagaagagagagaaataagggaaagagaaaggagagaaacagaaaggaaggagaaaaaaaggaaggaaccACTACAAAATGAAGACAGGGATACAAGGTGGTTTGGGGGAGAACGGGCACCGGTGCAAGAGAGCGCGCGATGGCAGTGCGTGCATTATCAGCGGCGTTGCCTTATGAAGTTTCCTTGCTGCGGAATATTCTACCCGTGTCACCGCTGTCACAATTCATCGGGGGCGTGTGATACTGATGACAAGAAGGCGAATAATGCGACGCATGTCAAGTGTGGCATCTGTGGACACGAAGAAGAG aTCAATGAAGGAAGCCAGGATTGCAGTGGCTGCGGCGAACAAATGTCACCGTATTTCTGTTTCATATGCAAACATTTTACTGGGGTGGAAAAAAATCCATTTCACTGCCATAAATGTGACATTTGCAG AAACCACAAGGACAAACCGTTTCAATGTGATGTTTGCAACGTGTGTCTCGACAAACGAGTTGAAGGGAAACATAGGTGCAGGCCCAATTCCGGACACGACGAGTGTTGTATATGTTTAGAG GATGCGTTCAGCGGTTGCCAGATCCTGCCATGCTCGCACAAGGTCCATAAGGAGTGTGCCATCGCTATGATTCAGAACGGAGTGTAA
- the LOC140943946 gene encoding uncharacterized protein isoform X1 — MIPLDSATAILPRMPTGRALAAEFPLTIIKPPLLDTKCRSNSPAVSSPIYRLLQSRNRRRNSSASSVQSTLNNRIESTEFVTERVQVFELRDSSCQRSNVDSVSHQNQHQNTSTLRDNIVSYCREESPTSRRNSSMESVKERSISIKEESSELTPDLSDEDSRQQYNLTNLTPETQQADNSLVIENKPPEKSEKRNKKKSLKAKKTNKKRKNSPKKGVAVSGMFARLVGRGHTNEQDGHQVNSDQKVKNGLHLQQTRDTSPNKYLSVQKLRAAYAPKKQEIKNNKATVLLPRVSNTSLTNDNTRSCTSSPRKQEQEQESISTAPYLSSPRKLLNSHDDNRVKKVYLSETHSGMITGIPCAPPSTPTVDELKKVEYIPSLTDVKSQRAVKSRLINLGNKLRAEEQKKKEKAMKEEQRRAYGAILQLKQRQRAEIYALNKVMTELENENFRKFMEEKSAETLPV; from the exons ATGATTCCTTTAGACAGCGCAACAGCCATATTGCCTAGAATGCCGACGGGAAGGGCTTTAGCCGCGGAGTTTCCACTGACAATTATCAAGCCTCCACTACTGGATACAAAATGCAGGTCAAATTCCCCAGCGGTTTCCAGCCCAATCTATCGACTGCTACAAAGTAGAAATCGACGAAGAAACAGTTCGGCATCTTCCGTGCAAAGTACTCTTAATAACAGGATTGAATCCACGGAATTCGTGACGGAAAGAGTTCAAGTTTTTGAATTGAGAGACTCATCATGTCAACGCTCAAATGTTGACTCCGTTTCGCATCAGAATCAACACCAAAATACAAGTACATTGCGTGACAATATAGTAAGTTACTGTCGAGAGGAATCTCCGACTTCTCGGCGAAACAGTTCAATGGAATCAGTTAAAGAACGTTCTATTTCAATAAAGGAAGAATCTTCAG AATTAACACCAGACCTCAGTGATGAAGATAGTAGACAGCAATACAATTTAACAAACTTGACACCAGAAACCCAACAAGCAGATAATTCCCTTGTTATAGAAAATAAACCACCAGAAAAGTCagagaaaaggaataaaaagaaatcattaaaagctaagaaaactaataaaaaaagaaaaaattctccTAAGAAAGGTGTTGCAGTGAGTGGTATGTTTGCAAGACTGGTTGGACGTGGGCATACAAATGAACAAGACG GCCATCAAGTCAACTCAGATCAAAAGGTGAAAAATGGACTACATTTACAACAGACAAGAGACACTTCCCCAAATAAGTACCTAAGTGTTCAAAAACTAAGAGCAGCTTATGCTCCAAAGAAACAAGAAATCAAGAACAACAAAGCAACTGTTCTTTTACCACGGGTCTCTAACACTAGCTTAACTAACGACAACACAAGGAGTTGTACCTCTTCTCCAAGGAAACaggaacaagaacaagaaagcATTTCTACTGCTCCGTATCTATCATCCCCACGTAAACTACTGAACTCTCATGATGACAACAGAGTGAAGAAAGTTTATCTATCTGAGACACATTCTGGGATGATCACAGGGATACCATGTGCCCCACCCAGTACACCCACTGTGG atgAACTTAAGAAAGTGGAGTACATCCCATCCCTGACAGATGTCAAG agccaGAGAGCTGTAAAATCAAGACTAATTAACTTAG GAAATAAATTAAGGGCAGAGGagcagaagaagaaagaaaaagctatGAAGGAAGAACAAAGAAGAGCTTATGGCGCAATTTTACAGCTGAAACAAAGACAACGAGCTGAG ATCTATGCTTTAAACAAGGTGATGACAGAACTGGAGAATGAAAACTTCAGGAAGTTCATGGAGGAAAAATCAGCAGAAACACTTCCTGTATAA
- the LOC140943946 gene encoding uncharacterized protein isoform X2, with translation MIPLDSATAILPRMPTGRALAAEFPLTIIKPPLLDTKCRSNSPAVSSPIYRLLQSRNRRRNSSASSVQSTLNNRIESTEFVTERVQVFELRDSSCQRSNVDSVSHQNQHQNTSTLRDNIVSYCREESPTSRRNSSMESVKERSISIKEESSELTPDLSDEDSRQQYNLTNLTPETQQADNSLVIENKPPEKSEKRNKKKSLKAKKTNKKRKNSPKKGVAVSGMFARLVGRGHTNEQDDQKVKNGLHLQQTRDTSPNKYLSVQKLRAAYAPKKQEIKNNKATVLLPRVSNTSLTNDNTRSCTSSPRKQEQEQESISTAPYLSSPRKLLNSHDDNRVKKVYLSETHSGMITGIPCAPPSTPTVDELKKVEYIPSLTDVKSQRAVKSRLINLGNKLRAEEQKKKEKAMKEEQRRAYGAILQLKQRQRAEIYALNKVMTELENENFRKFMEEKSAETLPV, from the exons ATGATTCCTTTAGACAGCGCAACAGCCATATTGCCTAGAATGCCGACGGGAAGGGCTTTAGCCGCGGAGTTTCCACTGACAATTATCAAGCCTCCACTACTGGATACAAAATGCAGGTCAAATTCCCCAGCGGTTTCCAGCCCAATCTATCGACTGCTACAAAGTAGAAATCGACGAAGAAACAGTTCGGCATCTTCCGTGCAAAGTACTCTTAATAACAGGATTGAATCCACGGAATTCGTGACGGAAAGAGTTCAAGTTTTTGAATTGAGAGACTCATCATGTCAACGCTCAAATGTTGACTCCGTTTCGCATCAGAATCAACACCAAAATACAAGTACATTGCGTGACAATATAGTAAGTTACTGTCGAGAGGAATCTCCGACTTCTCGGCGAAACAGTTCAATGGAATCAGTTAAAGAACGTTCTATTTCAATAAAGGAAGAATCTTCAG AATTAACACCAGACCTCAGTGATGAAGATAGTAGACAGCAATACAATTTAACAAACTTGACACCAGAAACCCAACAAGCAGATAATTCCCTTGTTATAGAAAATAAACCACCAGAAAAGTCagagaaaaggaataaaaagaaatcattaaaagctaagaaaactaataaaaaaagaaaaaattctccTAAGAAAGGTGTTGCAGTGAGTGGTATGTTTGCAAGACTGGTTGGACGTGGGCATACAAATGAACAAGACG ATCAAAAGGTGAAAAATGGACTACATTTACAACAGACAAGAGACACTTCCCCAAATAAGTACCTAAGTGTTCAAAAACTAAGAGCAGCTTATGCTCCAAAGAAACAAGAAATCAAGAACAACAAAGCAACTGTTCTTTTACCACGGGTCTCTAACACTAGCTTAACTAACGACAACACAAGGAGTTGTACCTCTTCTCCAAGGAAACaggaacaagaacaagaaagcATTTCTACTGCTCCGTATCTATCATCCCCACGTAAACTACTGAACTCTCATGATGACAACAGAGTGAAGAAAGTTTATCTATCTGAGACACATTCTGGGATGATCACAGGGATACCATGTGCCCCACCCAGTACACCCACTGTGG atgAACTTAAGAAAGTGGAGTACATCCCATCCCTGACAGATGTCAAG agccaGAGAGCTGTAAAATCAAGACTAATTAACTTAG GAAATAAATTAAGGGCAGAGGagcagaagaagaaagaaaaagctatGAAGGAAGAACAAAGAAGAGCTTATGGCGCAATTTTACAGCTGAAACAAAGACAACGAGCTGAG ATCTATGCTTTAAACAAGGTGATGACAGAACTGGAGAATGAAAACTTCAGGAAGTTCATGGAGGAAAAATCAGCAGAAACACTTCCTGTATAA